In one Neobacillus sp. CF12 genomic region, the following are encoded:
- a CDS encoding IS110 family transposase: MKFKMQDKQNQLIERISDKHLVVGVDIAQQFHVARAVNFRGIVVGDPLTFENNEDGFTILLHWINKLKKTNNLVTTIVGMEPTGHYWINLSKWLFEQNIDVVTVNPYHVKRNKENRDNTQSKSDKKDALVIADMVKNGYYSIVRPTSESFEELRVLMSNRDVIVKRLVSSINQLNRWVDVVFPELRQVFKDVKGKGAIATLRLFPTPMELRSMQPQNVVSEWKSLMKRQPGLKKAQLLIHLAKRSVGTKQALDAYKFHLKQLLEEFDLATTQLERVEKQVTEVLKQIPYANQLRTIKGISEISLAGILGEAGDLSGFAHGNSLLRHAGLHLAEASSGKWKGQIVISKRGRSRLRRFLYLATMSLVMNNPEFKALHTSNVKVKKIKKMKSIMKLVGKLARIFVGIAKRNESYCPEKLQPITSLAA; the protein is encoded by the coding sequence ATGAAGTTTAAAATGCAAGACAAACAAAATCAACTAATAGAAAGAATTTCCGATAAACACCTCGTTGTTGGTGTAGACATCGCTCAACAATTTCACGTCGCTCGAGCAGTGAATTTCCGTGGAATTGTAGTCGGCGATCCTCTCACATTTGAAAATAATGAAGATGGATTTACTATTCTATTGCACTGGATTAACAAATTAAAAAAGACAAATAACTTAGTTACCACTATAGTCGGCATGGAACCTACGGGACATTACTGGATTAATCTATCAAAATGGCTTTTCGAACAGAATATTGATGTAGTAACAGTAAATCCGTACCATGTAAAAAGGAATAAAGAGAATCGAGATAATACACAGTCCAAAAGCGATAAAAAAGATGCACTAGTTATCGCTGATATGGTGAAGAATGGGTACTATTCCATCGTTCGTCCAACTTCTGAATCATTTGAAGAACTTCGAGTTCTTATGTCTAATCGTGATGTGATTGTTAAGCGTCTTGTGAGTTCAATCAACCAATTAAATCGTTGGGTAGATGTTGTCTTTCCAGAGCTTCGACAAGTTTTTAAAGACGTGAAAGGTAAAGGGGCAATCGCAACCCTTCGCTTATTTCCTACCCCGATGGAATTGCGTTCAATGCAACCTCAAAACGTTGTTAGCGAGTGGAAGTCACTGATGAAGAGACAGCCTGGATTAAAAAAGGCCCAATTACTTATTCATTTAGCTAAGCGTTCGGTTGGTACTAAGCAAGCACTTGATGCTTATAAATTTCATCTAAAACAATTACTAGAGGAATTTGACCTCGCAACAACACAACTCGAAAGAGTTGAAAAACAAGTCACAGAAGTACTTAAACAAATTCCTTATGCTAATCAATTGCGTACCATTAAAGGAATTAGTGAGATTTCATTGGCAGGTATATTAGGGGAAGCTGGAGATTTAAGTGGCTTTGCCCATGGCAATTCTTTACTACGTCATGCAGGATTACACCTGGCTGAAGCAAGTTCGGGGAAGTGGAAAGGACAAATTGTCATTTCCAAACGAGGAAGATCTAGACTTCGCCGTTTTCTCTACTTAGCGACGATGAGCCTTGTCATGAACAACCCTGAGTTTAAAGCTTTACACACCTCAAATGTTAAGGTGAAAAAAATCAAGAAGATGAAATCAATTATGAAATTGGTTGGTAAACTGGCTCGGATATTTGTAGGAATAGCCAAACGAAATGAATCTTATTGTCCAGAAAAATTACAACCTATAACTTCTTTAGCAGCATAG
- a CDS encoding NUDIX domain-containing protein: MDYIKHLRSMVGNEKVIMVVAGAFVFDKENRVLMQKRTDNGQWGFPGGFMELGESVQDTARREVYEETGLLLDELELFGIYSGPQYDKTFSNGDQVALVLISFICKRYSGVLVENNEESIQNSFFPLEELPENIFTEHQMLVDDLLSKKPLPIIGNNEQYKLICEKCT; encoded by the coding sequence ATGGATTATATAAAACATTTAAGAAGTATGGTTGGAAACGAAAAAGTGATAATGGTGGTGGCAGGGGCATTTGTTTTCGATAAGGAAAATCGTGTGCTTATGCAAAAACGTACTGATAATGGACAATGGGGATTTCCAGGTGGATTTATGGAATTAGGTGAAAGTGTACAGGATACTGCTAGGAGAGAAGTTTACGAGGAGACGGGGCTTCTATTAGATGAACTTGAATTATTTGGGATTTATTCTGGTCCTCAATATGACAAGACATTTTCTAATGGAGACCAAGTAGCATTGGTACTTATTTCATTTATTTGTAAACGGTACAGTGGGGTATTAGTTGAAAATAACGAGGAGTCCATACAGAATAGCTTCTTTCCACTTGAAGAACTACCAGAAAATATTTTTACCGAACATCAAATGTTGGTTGATGATTTATTATCGAAAAAACCACTTCCGATTATTGGTAATAACGAACAATATAAATTAATTTGTGAAAAATGTACTTAA
- a CDS encoding immunity 53 family protein, producing the protein MFHYSTKLELLWGEKMDIILWLQNWYLSNCDGDWEHSYGIKIYTLDNPGWVVEINLQETEFENMEFSVIQIERSDNDWVHCMKKDNYFIGSGGPNNLIEIVNLFKEWVTSVS; encoded by the coding sequence ATGTTTCATTATTCAACCAAATTAGAGCTTTTATGGGGTGAAAAAATGGATATTATTTTATGGTTACAAAATTGGTATTTAAGTAATTGTGATGGTGATTGGGAACATAGTTATGGAATTAAAATTTATACATTAGATAACCCAGGTTGGGTTGTTGAAATAAATTTACAAGAAACTGAATTTGAAAATATGGAGTTTAGTGTCATCCAAATTGAACGAAGTGATAATGATTGGGTACATTGTATGAAAAAAGACAATTATTTTATTGGATCTGGAGGACCAAATAACCTTATTGAAATAGTCAATTTATTTAAAGAATGGGTTACATCGGTTTCTTAA
- a CDS encoding tyrosine-type recombinase/integrase yields the protein MLLSQAWETYESDKRIEGFSPQTLKAYKLQSSLLIRFFNDVQLDTITTDQLKAYLAKSSESLKPASLAHRIRFMKSLFRWSHEEEHIPKNPAAKIKEPKTGKRIPKYLTELEIEHLREACCSPMEKALFEFMFSTGCRIGEIVSLDRGRINWSNRSAVIRGKGDKEREVYFNIRCEIWLKRYLDNREDRDNAIFVTEGDPHRMSIAQMRYIIKRISSRASINKDIHPHQLRHSYATHLLNNGAPLDVIQSLLGHEKSETTRIYAQLSGSIRQQLYRKYF from the coding sequence TTGTTATTATCTCAGGCATGGGAAACGTATGAATCTGATAAACGCATTGAAGGCTTTTCGCCGCAAACATTAAAAGCATATAAACTACAGTCCAGCTTACTTATTCGCTTTTTTAATGATGTTCAACTTGATACGATCACTACGGATCAATTAAAAGCTTATTTAGCAAAATCAAGTGAAAGCCTTAAGCCTGCTAGTTTGGCTCATCGAATTCGTTTTATGAAATCATTATTTCGATGGTCTCATGAAGAAGAGCATATTCCCAAAAACCCAGCAGCTAAAATAAAAGAACCTAAGACCGGGAAACGAATTCCTAAATATTTGACCGAATTGGAAATAGAACATTTACGGGAAGCCTGTTGTTCCCCAATGGAAAAGGCTCTGTTTGAATTCATGTTCTCCACTGGATGCCGAATAGGAGAAATTGTTTCCTTAGATAGAGGCAGAATTAATTGGTCGAACCGATCCGCCGTAATCAGAGGTAAAGGCGATAAGGAAAGGGAAGTTTATTTCAATATCCGCTGCGAAATTTGGTTAAAACGATACCTAGATAATCGTGAAGACAGGGACAATGCTATTTTTGTCACGGAAGGGGATCCTCATCGAATGAGCATTGCCCAGATGCGATACATTATTAAGCGGATTTCAAGCCGCGCCAGCATTAACAAAGACATTCATCCGCACCAACTAAGGCACAGCTATGCAACCCACTTATTGAATAATGGAGCACCTCTGGATGTAATTCAAAGCCTACTAGGTCATGAAAAAAGTGAAACCACCCGGATATATGCCCAGTTAAGTGGAAGTATAAGGCAGCAATTATATAGGAAGTATTTTTAG
- a CDS encoding IS110 family transposase, which yields MDVIIERACGLDVHKDNITACIMTSQGKEVQTFSTKTVFLLKLLDWIKENNCTHVAMESTSVYWKPIVNLLESEGIEFLVVNAQHMKALPGRKTDVKDAEWIAQLLRHGLLKASFIPDRNQRELRELVRYRRSIIEERARQHNRIQKVLEGANIKLGSVVSDIMGVSSKDMLRAIADGEDNPEKLANFARRTMKRKKEELELALQGYVNPHQRLMLKTILTHIDFLSEQIEILDQEIAKRVSSYQEDIERLDSIPGIATRMAEQILAEIGTDVGNQFPTAAHLCSWAALVPGHNESAGKRKSSKSKKGNKYLRSALTEAAQSVRGSKNYLGALYRRTAGRKGKKRAAIVVAHAMLRIAYYLLTRKEMYVDLGEDYFDKQRQVSIVRHSVRRLENLGYTVTISEAS from the coding sequence ATGGATGTAATCATTGAAAGAGCTTGTGGTTTGGATGTCCATAAGGACAATATCACAGCTTGTATTATGACTTCACAAGGAAAGGAGGTTCAAACATTTTCTACTAAAACAGTTTTTCTATTAAAGTTATTGGACTGGATTAAGGAGAATAATTGTACGCACGTAGCTATGGAAAGCACGAGTGTTTATTGGAAACCTATTGTTAACTTATTAGAGTCCGAAGGAATCGAGTTTTTAGTGGTCAATGCTCAACACATGAAGGCACTTCCAGGACGAAAAACGGATGTAAAGGATGCCGAATGGATAGCTCAACTTCTTCGCCATGGACTACTGAAAGCAAGTTTCATTCCCGATCGAAATCAAAGAGAACTGCGTGAACTAGTTCGCTATCGAAGAAGTATTATTGAAGAACGAGCCAGACAACATAATCGAATTCAAAAAGTTTTAGAAGGTGCCAATATCAAACTAGGTTCCGTTGTTTCTGATATTATGGGAGTCTCATCCAAGGATATGCTTCGAGCAATCGCAGATGGTGAAGACAACCCTGAAAAACTAGCAAACTTCGCTCGTCGTACAATGAAGCGGAAAAAAGAAGAACTAGAATTAGCTCTTCAGGGATATGTAAACCCACACCAACGTTTGATGTTGAAAACCATTTTAACTCACATTGATTTTCTAAGTGAGCAAATTGAAATTTTGGATCAAGAGATAGCTAAAAGAGTAAGCTCTTATCAAGAAGACATAGAACGACTCGATTCTATTCCTGGTATCGCCACAAGAATGGCTGAGCAGATCTTAGCTGAAATAGGAACGGATGTTGGAAACCAATTTCCGACTGCGGCACATCTATGTTCATGGGCTGCCTTAGTTCCTGGACATAATGAAAGTGCGGGTAAAAGAAAATCTAGTAAGTCTAAAAAAGGAAATAAATACTTAAGATCAGCATTAACAGAAGCAGCTCAATCAGTAAGAGGGTCAAAAAACTATCTTGGTGCACTGTATAGACGCACAGCTGGACGAAAAGGAAAGAAAAGGGCAGCAATTGTAGTCGCTCATGCGATGTTGCGAATCGCATATTACCTTCTAACCCGAAAAGAAATGTATGTTGACTTAGGCGAAGATTATTTTGATAAACAAAGACAAGTATCAATTGTACGCCATTCAGTTCGGAGATTAGAAAACTTAGGTTATACTGTGACAATTAGCGAAGCTTCCTAA
- a CDS encoding cadmium resistance transporter has protein sequence MNKWHIVKQNNMKGEFMSLILTTIVLFAATNIDDIFLLLTWFSQRDSRLKSSHIIFGQYLGFIALVILSVIGALGALIIPQEWIGLLGVIPVYLGVKALVEQFKDRKKEHQGETEGEAYTAHEPSLDETNGKVNWVQKLLHPSIYKVAAVTFANGGDNIGVYIPFFATSNGWQISFIVIVFLLFVAVWCFIAYKLIAFPLVAKTLERYGHIIVPFVLIGLGILILNENGTFSYLIDKLS, from the coding sequence TTGAATAAGTGGCATATAGTAAAACAAAACAATATGAAGGGAGAATTTATGAGTTTAATACTTACTACAATTGTCCTTTTTGCGGCAACAAACATCGATGATATTTTTCTATTATTAACTTGGTTTTCACAACGGGATTCGAGGCTAAAAAGTTCACACATCATATTTGGACAGTATCTGGGTTTTATTGCACTTGTAATATTGAGTGTAATTGGAGCTTTAGGAGCATTAATTATCCCTCAAGAATGGATTGGTTTGTTAGGGGTTATTCCTGTTTATCTAGGTGTCAAAGCCCTTGTGGAACAGTTTAAAGACCGAAAAAAAGAGCATCAGGGTGAAACAGAAGGGGAAGCATATACAGCTCACGAACCTTCTTTAGACGAAACAAATGGAAAAGTTAATTGGGTACAAAAACTTCTTCACCCTAGTATTTATAAAGTCGCAGCCGTTACTTTTGCAAATGGCGGAGACAATATAGGAGTTTATATTCCCTTTTTTGCTACATCTAATGGTTGGCAAATAAGTTTTATTGTTATTGTTTTTTTATTATTTGTTGCTGTATGGTGCTTTATCGCCTATAAATTAATTGCCTTTCCTTTGGTTGCAAAAACCCTAGAGCGATATGGACATATAATAGTACCATTTGTGCTAATTGGACTTGGAATCTTAATATTAAATGAAAATGGCACGTTTTCTTATTTAATTGACAAATTATCGTAA
- a CDS encoding DUF6678 family protein, with the protein MKFNQYQQVMNDTKWEEIRLAMSNYPINRQWRTKDIVTGYICPWDGEWYYHFKLGGYKAIEWLEIKAETDEIRSFAFLT; encoded by the coding sequence ATGAAATTTAATCAATACCAGCAAGTAATGAATGATACAAAGTGGGAAGAAATTAGGTTAGCCATGTCTAACTATCCAATCAATCGACAATGGAGAACAAAAGACATTGTAACAGGCTATATTTGCCCATGGGATGGGGAATGGTATTATCATTTTAAGCTGGGCGGATATAAAGCCATTGAATGGTTGGAGATAAAAGCAGAAACCGATGAAATAAGGAGTTTCGCTTTCCTAACCTAA
- a CDS encoding DUF3231 family protein has product MNKKEHPSAHLTLYKAVGFFIYILSEKLGNIVQKRIVWLNGGLYMEEGNHVQLTSAEITALWASYINDTAIACHFKYFLTIVEDEKIKALVKHAFEIAQGNLKTLTEIFNKEKYPIPYGFNLNEDVNENAPRLYSDTYFLNYLHQASQIALQGYSMNLSVSVRADVYSHFSECISQLINFLREVKELLLSKGLYIRSPYLPIPDDIDFVKKQNFLKGFFGEKRPLVGTEISNLYVNFQRNAFGVATLIGFSQVAQSKEVAKFLFRGVEIAKKHSDVFGAILSEDYLPVPMSWDSDVTESTAYTFSDKIMMFYTTSLIALSIGFYGTSMAMSPRRDIGLHYVRLTAEIALYAEDGANIMIKNGWLEQPPMAPDRDELIKK; this is encoded by the coding sequence TTGAATAAGAAAGAACACCCTAGTGCACATTTAACACTGTATAAAGCAGTAGGCTTTTTTATTTACATATTGTCAGAAAAATTAGGGAATATTGTACAAAAAAGGATTGTTTGGTTAAATGGAGGTTTATATATGGAGGAAGGCAATCATGTACAGCTTACATCAGCAGAGATAACAGCTCTTTGGGCATCCTATATTAATGATACTGCCATTGCTTGTCATTTTAAATATTTTTTAACCATAGTTGAGGATGAAAAGATTAAAGCATTAGTCAAACATGCTTTTGAAATTGCTCAAGGAAATCTTAAAACACTAACTGAGATTTTCAACAAAGAAAAGTATCCAATACCTTATGGATTTAACCTTAATGAGGATGTAAATGAAAATGCTCCTAGGTTGTATTCAGACACATATTTTTTGAATTACCTCCATCAAGCATCACAAATTGCTCTGCAAGGATACAGTATGAATCTGTCAGTATCAGTTAGAGCAGATGTTTACAGTCATTTTAGTGAGTGTATTTCACAATTAATAAATTTTCTTAGGGAGGTAAAAGAGCTTTTATTATCTAAAGGACTTTATATCAGGTCTCCTTATTTACCTATACCAGATGATATTGATTTTGTTAAAAAACAAAATTTCCTTAAAGGCTTTTTTGGAGAAAAGAGACCATTAGTAGGTACAGAAATATCAAACCTCTATGTTAACTTTCAAAGAAATGCTTTTGGAGTTGCAACCTTAATAGGATTTAGTCAAGTTGCACAGTCAAAAGAGGTAGCTAAGTTTTTATTTAGAGGTGTAGAAATTGCAAAAAAGCATAGTGATGTTTTTGGAGCTATCCTTAGTGAGGATTACCTTCCAGTACCTATGTCATGGGATTCAGATGTAACTGAGTCTACAGCTTATACTTTTTCAGATAAAATTATGATGTTCTATACTACATCCCTTATTGCCCTAAGTATTGGATTTTATGGTACTAGTATGGCAATGAGTCCTAGAAGGGATATAGGTCTGCATTATGTAAGACTTACTGCTGAAATAGCTCTGTATGCTGAGGATGGAGCTAATATAATGATTAAAAATGGGTGGTTAGAACAGCCTCCTATGGCTCCTGATAGGGATGAATTAATAAAAAAATAG
- a CDS encoding TrkA family potassium uptake protein produces the protein MAKKSYAVIGLGRFGTSIASKLSEAGQEVMGIDIDNERVEDGKSLVTHAVVLDSTEEESLKSVGIRNFDYVIVAIGNDMQASILTVLLLKEMGVKQVIAKALNKRHGQVLTKVGADWVIHPERDMGERVAHQLLSPNVLNYIELSREYNIEEIIIPPSMKGKSLRELDLRAKYNVNAIAILSNENLIISPSPDQIIQNGDKLVLIGHREDLNDFVNIN, from the coding sequence ATGGCCAAAAAAAGTTATGCTGTAATCGGGTTAGGGCGATTTGGAACAAGTATTGCGTCGAAGTTATCTGAAGCTGGGCAGGAAGTAATGGGAATTGATATAGACAATGAACGTGTAGAAGATGGGAAATCATTGGTCACTCACGCAGTTGTACTTGATTCTACAGAAGAGGAATCACTTAAATCAGTAGGGATTCGTAATTTTGATTATGTAATCGTGGCAATAGGTAATGATATGCAAGCTAGTATCTTAACTGTCTTGCTTTTAAAAGAAATGGGAGTAAAACAGGTTATTGCAAAAGCTCTCAATAAACGCCATGGACAAGTATTAACAAAAGTTGGAGCAGATTGGGTAATACATCCTGAAAGAGACATGGGAGAGCGTGTTGCACATCAGCTTCTCTCACCAAATGTGTTGAACTATATAGAACTTTCAAGAGAATACAATATTGAGGAAATCATTATTCCCCCAAGCATGAAGGGAAAAAGTTTACGGGAGCTTGATTTACGAGCTAAATATAATGTCAATGCAATTGCGATCTTGAGTAATGAAAATTTAATTATATCTCCTTCTCCTGACCAGATTATTCAAAATGGTGATAAGCTAGTATTGATTGGACATCGAGAAGATTTAAACGATTTTGTAAATATAAATTAA
- a CDS encoding TrkH family potassium uptake protein — protein MELFKRKGNLVSLHPAQILVLGFGTLILLGTLLFMLPIATYEKGRGLSFIDALFEATSAVCVTGLAVVDTGTTFTLFGEIVLLSLIQIGGWGFMTTGIFMFIILGKKIGLKERLLLQDSLNVFSLSGVVNLVKRIILITFIVELIGATTLAIRWSFEMPLRKAIYYGIFHSISAFNNAGFGLEPNNLSKWVGDPTVNIMITLLFITGGIGFTVILDLFHKRSIRKLSLHSKVALLMSLILIILGPLIIFISEYNNPATFGSLSLGDKLWASYFQGVVTRTAGFNTIDIGAMNLSSLVFMMALMFIGASSGSTGGGIKVTTFAIIILAFWTVVTNRNDVNIFKRRISWELVNKSLSIVVAGMFFIFLIFFLLTFTENADMSKLLFETISAFGTVGLSANFTPDLSPFGRILITIMMFIGRLGPLTMAFALLNTRKDAKVRYAEEKILIG, from the coding sequence GTGGAATTGTTTAAAAGAAAAGGGAATTTAGTTAGTTTGCACCCTGCCCAAATACTAGTATTAGGTTTCGGCACTCTAATACTATTGGGCACCCTTCTTTTCATGCTGCCAATTGCTACATATGAAAAGGGACGTGGACTTAGCTTTATTGATGCATTGTTTGAAGCAACTTCTGCTGTCTGTGTTACAGGTTTGGCAGTGGTTGATACGGGGACAACCTTTACTTTATTTGGTGAAATTGTTCTTCTCTCTTTGATTCAAATTGGTGGTTGGGGATTTATGACCACAGGTATATTTATGTTTATTATCTTAGGAAAAAAAATTGGACTAAAGGAACGTTTATTACTGCAAGATTCATTAAATGTATTTTCACTATCAGGAGTAGTCAACCTAGTTAAACGTATAATCCTTATTACTTTTATTGTGGAACTAATTGGTGCTACTACTTTAGCCATTCGTTGGTCATTTGAAATGCCATTGAGGAAAGCAATTTACTATGGTATATTCCACTCTATTTCAGCCTTTAATAATGCTGGGTTTGGTCTTGAGCCTAACAATCTGAGTAAATGGGTAGGTGATCCGACTGTTAATATAATGATTACCCTTCTTTTCATCACTGGGGGTATTGGTTTTACTGTAATTCTCGATCTTTTTCATAAAAGATCTATTCGTAAATTATCCCTTCATTCTAAAGTTGCACTGCTTATGTCACTAATTCTTATCATTCTAGGACCTTTAATTATTTTTATATCGGAATATAATAATCCCGCAACTTTTGGAAGTTTGTCCTTGGGTGATAAGTTGTGGGCCTCATACTTTCAAGGTGTTGTAACACGGACTGCTGGTTTTAATACGATTGATATTGGAGCCATGAACCTTTCTTCCCTTGTTTTCATGATGGCACTGATGTTTATTGGTGCATCTTCAGGGTCTACTGGTGGTGGTATTAAAGTAACGACCTTTGCCATAATTATTTTAGCTTTTTGGACAGTTGTAACGAATCGGAACGATGTGAATATTTTTAAACGTAGAATTTCTTGGGAATTGGTAAATAAATCGTTATCGATAGTGGTAGCTGGAATGTTTTTTATCTTCCTCATCTTCTTTTTATTAACCTTTACCGAGAATGCAGATATGAGCAAACTTTTATTTGAAACAATTTCTGCCTTTGGAACAGTAGGTTTGTCTGCAAATTTCACACCTGACCTGTCGCCTTTTGGAAGAATCTTAATAACCATCATGATGTTTATTGGAAGGCTCGGACCGTTAACCATGGCTTTTGCACTCTTAAATACTCGGAAAGATGCAAAGGTTAGATATGCAGAAGAAAAAATTTTAATCGGCTAG
- a CDS encoding cation:proton antiporter, whose translation MHDLDLHHIFKLGLILVMIAAGITAIAKKLKQPYPIALVIVGAIVGLINIPTLDPLKDFITEGEVFNFVIITLFLPALLGEAALKLPYSYLKENEEPILALAFGATLLSFLIVGFSTIWVLGFSIPSAFVFAALMSATDPVSVISIFKSVGVNKRLATIIEGESLFNDGLAVVLFKISAFYLLTYLELGVVGAGYGLWEFIKVISLGLIIGGALGYGFSKLTSYYDDYPLEIIFSIILFYGSFLLAEAVHASGVIAVVVAALIFGNYGAKIGMSPTTKLNINNFWEVTALLANSIVFLMVGLEITRINLADKWGYIFPTILIVLIARSISVYASLLFIKNFPTSWKHIINWGGLKGSLSIALVLSLPRDFTGREEILIIAFSVVLFSLIFQGLSIKSLLSFLGVNKKEEGFKEYEELIARGHRFESAITEIHTVRKKLFITETVSEEIIKQYEQELSALQIKIEKLFVKYPILKENQQTILQKHALYAQHEAIEKLIKEDIITSEVAEQEHNQITDKLVKLEELH comes from the coding sequence GTGCATGACCTAGATTTACACCATATTTTTAAACTTGGCCTTATTTTAGTAATGATTGCAGCTGGGATTACCGCTATTGCAAAAAAACTCAAGCAACCTTACCCTATTGCATTAGTTATTGTTGGGGCTATTGTTGGTCTTATAAACATTCCAACATTAGATCCTTTAAAGGATTTTATTACAGAAGGTGAAGTTTTCAACTTTGTCATCATTACACTGTTCTTGCCTGCTTTATTAGGGGAAGCGGCTTTGAAATTGCCTTATTCCTATTTAAAAGAAAATGAAGAGCCCATTCTAGCACTAGCTTTTGGAGCAACTCTTTTATCCTTTCTGATTGTCGGTTTTTCTACGATATGGGTTTTAGGTTTTTCGATTCCTTCAGCATTTGTTTTTGCTGCTTTAATGAGTGCCACTGATCCTGTAAGCGTTATATCAATTTTTAAAAGTGTCGGGGTAAACAAAAGGCTGGCAACTATTATTGAAGGAGAAAGTTTATTTAATGATGGACTTGCGGTAGTCCTTTTTAAAATTTCCGCCTTTTATTTATTAACATATCTTGAACTTGGTGTTGTTGGTGCGGGCTATGGATTATGGGAATTTATTAAGGTAATCTCACTTGGACTCATCATAGGCGGTGCACTTGGCTATGGTTTCTCAAAATTAACCAGTTATTATGATGATTACCCGTTGGAAATTATCTTTAGTATCATTCTTTTTTACGGTTCGTTCTTACTGGCTGAAGCGGTTCATGCCTCTGGTGTCATTGCTGTTGTTGTGGCTGCCCTCATTTTTGGAAATTATGGGGCGAAAATTGGAATGAGCCCGACGACGAAGTTAAATATTAATAATTTTTGGGAAGTTACTGCACTCCTAGCCAATTCAATTGTTTTTCTAATGGTAGGGTTGGAAATAACCAGGATTAACTTAGCAGACAAATGGGGATACATTTTTCCTACCATTTTAATCGTACTTATTGCAAGAAGCATTTCCGTATATGCAAGTCTATTATTCATCAAGAATTTTCCAACCAGCTGGAAGCACATTATCAATTGGGGAGGTCTAAAGGGCTCATTATCCATTGCTCTTGTTTTAAGTCTCCCTCGTGATTTTACAGGACGGGAGGAAATCTTAATTATAGCGTTTAGTGTGGTATTATTCTCATTAATATTCCAAGGACTTTCAATAAAATCGCTTTTATCTTTCTTAGGGGTTAATAAGAAAGAAGAAGGTTTTAAGGAGTATGAAGAACTTATTGCACGGGGACATCGATTCGAATCAGCCATAACGGAAATCCACACAGTAAGAAAAAAATTGTTCATTACAGAAACAGTTTCAGAAGAGATCATTAAACAATACGAACAAGAACTATCAGCATTACAGATCAAAATAGAGAAACTTTTTGTGAAGTATCCCATTCTAAAAGAAAACCAACAAACCATCCTACAAAAACATGCATTGTATGCACAACACGAAGCAATTGAAAAATTGATTAAAGAAGATATTATTACTAGTGAAGTTGCTGAGCAAGAACACAACCAAATTACAGACAAATTAGTAAAATTAGAAGAGTTACACTAA
- a CDS encoding recombinase family protein: protein MKYGYSRVSTLGQELEVQKEKLQAEGCDMIIEEKFTGTKMERPQFSKLLKELKKGDTLVVTKLDRLARNVREGIDVVEDLFNKGVRVHVLNVGLLENTTMGRFFLQTMLAVAEMERNMIVERTQEGKAIAKQREDFREGRPKKYKKTQIEHALKLLETHSYMQVEDITGISKSTLIRAKKRQEQLNQ from the coding sequence ATGAAATATGGTTACAGCAGAGTCAGTACATTGGGTCAGGAATTAGAGGTACAAAAAGAAAAGTTACAAGCTGAAGGGTGCGACATGATTATCGAGGAAAAATTCACTGGAACCAAGATGGAAAGACCGCAGTTTAGTAAATTGCTTAAAGAGTTAAAAAAAGGCGACACATTGGTAGTAACTAAACTAGATCGGTTAGCCAGGAATGTACGAGAAGGAATTGACGTTGTAGAGGATTTATTTAACAAGGGTGTTCGTGTCCATGTATTGAATGTAGGTTTACTTGAAAACACAACAATGGGGCGATTCTTCCTTCAAACCATGTTAGCCGTAGCGGAAATGGAAAGAAATATGATTGTAGAACGGACTCAGGAAGGTAAAGCAATAGCAAAGCAGCGAGAAGATTTTAGAGAAGGACGACCAAAGAAATATAAAAAGACACAAATAGAACATGCACTAAAGCTTCTTGAAACCCATTCTTACATGCAAGTGGAGGACATAACAGGTATAAGTAAAAGCACGCTAATTAGGGCTAAGAAACGTCAGGAACAACTCAATCAATGA